The following proteins are co-located in the Gloeocapsa sp. PCC 7428 genome:
- a CDS encoding ABC transporter ATP-binding protein: MPPAKHIAETTESTHLANHALLEFDCVGLEYVVDNKPKRIIEDVSLSINEGEFVSIVGPSGCGKTSILKMVSGLNPTSIGEIRLQGKKITKPLKNVGIAFQNPVLLPWRNTLKNVLLPLEVVQPYKREYKQRLPEYKRMAQELLATVGLQDFQQQLPWQLSGGMRQRASLCRALIHQPEILLLDEPFGALDAFTREEMWVMLQNLWMRVKCVGILITHDLREAVFLSDTVYVMSPRPSSIIYQLKIDLPRPRTLEMCLTDDFNHLFSDIRKHIRRS, translated from the coding sequence ATGCCACCTGCCAAACATATCGCAGAAACAACTGAATCAACCCATTTAGCAAATCATGCTCTTCTTGAATTTGATTGCGTTGGTTTAGAGTACGTTGTTGATAATAAGCCAAAACGAATTATTGAAGATGTTTCTTTATCAATCAACGAAGGTGAATTTGTTTCTATAGTCGGACCTAGTGGTTGTGGTAAAACATCAATCCTGAAAATGGTTTCTGGCTTAAACCCTACTTCGATTGGAGAAATAAGACTGCAAGGGAAAAAGATTACTAAACCTCTCAAAAATGTGGGGATTGCCTTTCAAAATCCAGTGTTATTACCTTGGCGAAATACATTAAAAAATGTTTTACTACCTTTAGAAGTTGTTCAACCATACAAGCGCGAGTATAAACAGCGCCTGCCAGAATACAAACGTATGGCGCAGGAACTTTTAGCAACCGTTGGCTTGCAAGACTTTCAACAACAACTCCCCTGGCAACTCTCTGGAGGAATGCGCCAGCGTGCCTCATTGTGTCGTGCTTTGATTCATCAACCAGAAATTCTTTTATTAGATGAACCTTTCGGAGCATTAGATGCCTTTACTCGCGAGGAAATGTGGGTGATGTTGCAAAATCTATGGATGCGAGTTAAGTGTGTTGGCATTCTGATTACTCACGATCTGCGCGAAGCTGTGTTTCTATCGGATACCGTTTACGTCATGAGTCCGCGCCCTAGTTCAATTATTTATCAATTAAAAATTGACTTACCTAGACCACGCACTTTAGAAATGTGTTTAACCGATGATTTTAATCATCTCTTTTCTGATATTCGCAAGCACATTCGTCGAAGCTAG
- a CDS encoding ABC transporter permease, with protein sequence MSKQFKLNRFFHSKVASFLLPFLATILLLLVWELGVHIFQIPQFNLPSPSSIYQAAITYSSQLWTNAWRTLVTTTIGFLLAIATGVFLGFLIGYSRIAYLTLYPILVGFNTIPKVAIVPLLAVWFGANEIPATLTAFLLAFFPIAVNVALGLDTVEPEMKDVLRSLGASQLEVFQKVGWPHTLPYLFASLKVAASFAFVGSVIAESVASNGGMGYLIVAASSNFDVPLAFAGLLALSILGILLYGFFVILEKYAIYWAR encoded by the coding sequence ATGAGTAAACAATTTAAATTAAATCGGTTCTTTCACTCGAAGGTAGCTAGTTTTTTATTACCATTTCTGGCAACTATTCTGTTGTTGCTCGTTTGGGAACTAGGAGTTCATATTTTTCAAATTCCGCAGTTTAATTTACCTTCACCTAGTAGTATCTATCAAGCTGCTATTACATATAGTTCGCAACTGTGGACGAATGCTTGGCGAACATTAGTGACAACAACGATTGGATTTCTTTTGGCGATCGCAACTGGCGTCTTTTTGGGATTTTTAATTGGTTACTCGCGCATTGCTTACCTTACGCTTTATCCAATTTTAGTAGGTTTTAACACAATTCCTAAGGTGGCAATAGTTCCCCTCCTTGCGGTTTGGTTTGGTGCAAACGAAATTCCGGCAACACTGACGGCATTCTTATTAGCCTTCTTTCCAATCGCCGTTAACGTTGCTTTAGGATTAGATACCGTTGAGCCAGAGATGAAAGACGTGCTGCGATCGCTTGGTGCTTCACAGCTAGAAGTCTTCCAGAAAGTCGGATGGCCCCACACTCTACCATATCTATTTGCATCGCTGAAAGTCGCCGCTTCTTTTGCGTTTGTTGGTTCCGTGATTGCTGAGTCGGTAGCCTCGAATGGTGGAATGGGCTATCTCATCGTTGCTGCTAGTTCTAACTTTGATGTACCACTAGCTTTTGCCGGACTTTTGGCACTCTCTATTTTAGGAATCCTCCTCTACGGCTTTTTTGTCATCTTGGAAAAGTATGCAATTTACTGGGCGCGTTGA
- a CDS encoding DMT family transporter, with protein MLGFTLVFLGSLCLAAQNVLLRVVFVNSFIFGILPFGGFVVPSLANSLLLLQLRAVFMLPLIVLLAPKLHATTWINLKQLLQPQSRPLFIKAFISSFSLFLSLALLFIAIAKIPAGVATVLFFIHPAITVILAWRIFGDRPTWLRWGVLVIVFTGSFLVVPSFTTTTDSDTLIGIGAALGAGVAYAIQGILAQICFRAIHPVPFTVVSCTVILVFSSLSLLFVNIEVADVWSILGIVSLIAALLTLAGQLLYNFGIHLADAAIASIVAISNPTSTAILAWLIIQEALQGKQILGVALVTLGVGLLSQDARKTKNSG; from the coding sequence ATGCTTGGCTTTACGCTCGTTTTTCTCGGTTCTCTGTGTCTAGCTGCTCAAAACGTTCTGCTGCGGGTGGTTTTCGTCAACAGTTTTATTTTTGGGATACTGCCCTTTGGTGGATTTGTTGTTCCTAGTCTCGCTAACTCATTGTTGCTATTGCAATTGCGCGCAGTCTTTATGCTACCGTTGATAGTTTTGCTAGCACCCAAGCTTCACGCCACGACATGGATAAACTTAAAACAGTTGCTCCAACCTCAAAGCCGTCCTCTATTTATTAAAGCTTTTATTAGTAGTTTTTCTTTATTTTTATCCCTCGCACTTCTATTCATTGCCATTGCCAAGATACCTGCTGGGGTTGCTACGGTTTTATTTTTTATTCACCCAGCAATTACAGTTATCCTCGCTTGGCGAATTTTTGGCGATCGCCCAACATGGTTGCGTTGGGGAGTGCTAGTTATTGTCTTCACTGGTAGTTTTCTTGTTGTGCCGAGTTTCACCACAACAACCGATAGCGATACTTTAATTGGTATTGGCGCAGCCTTAGGAGCCGGAGTCGCTTATGCTATTCAAGGGATTCTGGCACAAATTTGTTTTCGAGCAATTCATCCTGTGCCTTTTACCGTTGTCAGTTGTACAGTTATTTTAGTGTTTTCTAGCCTCAGTTTGTTATTCGTCAATATCGAGGTAGCTGATGTTTGGTCAATTCTGGGAATTGTCAGCTTAATTGCCGCTTTACTCACACTCGCTGGACAACTGTTGTACAATTTTGGCATCCATTTAGCCGATGCTGCGATCGCCTCCATTGTGGCGATTAGTAATCCTACTTCTACCGCAATCTTAGCTTGGTTGATTATTCAGGAAGCTTTACAAGGTAAGCAAATTTTGGGAGTAGCTTTGGTAACACTTGGGGTAGGATTACTCAGTCAAGATGCACGCAAAACAAAAAATAGCGGTTAG
- a CDS encoding DUF72 domain-containing protein: protein MVKLQIGTSGWVYKHWMGIFYPPDCNSNQQLSFYAQHFTTVEINFSFYKLPDRSVFESWREQTPEKFVFAVKGSRYLTHMKKLKDPDEPLSRLMERASGLQEKLGPILFQFPHTWHINIERLQPFLELLQTYPQQQFTVEFRHSSWLIPQVYKLLERAGVALCLPVSPTVPLDVCLTTSWTYIRIHSGQSSIGLSDRELTFWAERIHSFCAQGFDVYVYFNNDPDGHALRDAQRLHILLKSD from the coding sequence ATGGTTAAGCTACAAATTGGTACTAGTGGTTGGGTTTACAAACATTGGATGGGTATCTTCTACCCACCAGATTGCAACAGCAACCAGCAATTATCATTTTATGCCCAACATTTTACAACTGTAGAAATTAACTTTTCCTTCTACAAGTTACCAGATCGGTCAGTTTTTGAAAGTTGGCGCGAGCAAACTCCAGAGAAGTTTGTTTTTGCTGTCAAAGGGAGCCGCTACCTCACTCACATGAAGAAGCTAAAAGACCCAGATGAGCCGCTATCTCGCTTGATGGAGCGTGCATCGGGATTGCAAGAAAAGCTCGGTCCTATTTTATTTCAATTTCCCCATACTTGGCACATTAATATTGAACGTCTTCAGCCTTTTTTGGAATTACTGCAAACCTACCCACAACAACAATTTACAGTCGAATTCCGTCATTCAAGTTGGCTAATTCCACAAGTTTACAAACTACTGGAACGTGCAGGTGTCGCACTTTGCCTACCTGTAAGTCCAACTGTTCCGCTTGATGTCTGTTTGACTACCTCTTGGACTTATATCCGCATACACAGTGGGCAGTCAAGCATTGGTTTGAGCGATCGCGAGCTAACTTTCTGGGCTGAGCGCATCCATTCCTTCTGCGCACAAGGATTTGACGTGTATGTATACTTCAACAACGATCCTGATGGTCATGCACTTCGTGATGCTCAGCGATTGCACATTTTACTAAAATCTGACTGA
- a CDS encoding DoxX family protein has translation MKKYKPVFRILLAIAMIIVGALHFTHSNGFEKIVPDYLPHSLALVYISGFLEVLAAVGLFIPGVSRFAAWLLVVLYIAVFPANLYQAVNNIEVAALPHDPPLIWLRFPFQVFLVAWAWWLTTESVQIDG, from the coding sequence ATGAAAAAGTACAAACCAGTCTTCCGCATCTTACTTGCGATCGCAATGATAATAGTTGGTGCTTTGCACTTTACTCACTCAAACGGATTTGAGAAGATTGTGCCAGACTACCTTCCGCATTCCTTAGCACTAGTTTACATTAGCGGATTTTTGGAAGTTTTAGCGGCAGTAGGATTATTCATTCCTGGTGTCAGCCGTTTTGCTGCATGGCTTCTAGTTGTACTTTATATTGCTGTTTTTCCAGCTAATCTCTATCAAGCAGTTAATAACATCGAAGTTGCAGCGCTACCGCACGATCCGCCGCTGATTTGGTTGCGATTTCCTTTTCAAGTTTTCTTAGTCGCTTGGGCTTGGTGGTTGACAACAGAGAGTGTTCAAATCGATGGTTAA
- a CDS encoding NUDIX hydrolase: MKPGVAILPIDSDGNVYLTRQFRYALGKESIEVVCGAIEEDEPQQKAARELEEEIGIKASKLIDLGVVDLDTSIVNCSIQLFLAKELIKTEAN; this comes from the coding sequence ATGAAACCAGGTGTTGCTATCTTACCGATAGATAGCGATGGAAATGTCTATCTAACTAGACAATTTCGCTATGCTCTTGGTAAAGAGAGTATAGAGGTTGTATGCGGTGCTATCGAGGAAGATGAACCTCAACAAAAAGCAGCACGCGAACTAGAAGAGGAAATTGGTATTAAAGCGTCGAAATTAATTGATTTAGGTGTGGTCGATTTAGATACATCAATTGTTAATTGTTCAATACAGTTGTTTTTGGCAAAAGAACTAATAAAAACAGAAGCAAATTAA
- a CDS encoding hemerythrin domain-containing protein produces MVSSLDDTKRLAIATKLADMKVLQNLLINNEQRFIEDCTDDDIRDRIQNMLEDDRKNLGVLDTVIVQYGIKGEPTETTHKRVELQELIESSDVSLFEKVQEHELLKHKQVMAGLLVHKAAQVVGADIEAAIAPLNTVNFENRAHQEQLKGILEILGVRELTGKEPLQGLWGRVQDAVAALTGVVGSVVTRTDDEMSIRELLLMDHTKADILFVEVLNASEPQKIQEYFGQLYKDIKVHGLAEEQVLYPAVRPYYEHMQEIFEQTDEVILMLDEIKPLDPAASEFKAKIEQLRTAVRTHINQEENDIFPKLRDNFSHEQQKQMATEFKTAKSKLQSSMADSKT; encoded by the coding sequence ATGGTATCGAGTCTTGATGACACTAAGCGCCTTGCAATTGCAACAAAATTAGCAGATATGAAAGTACTACAAAATCTGCTGATTAACAATGAGCAACGATTTATCGAGGATTGCACTGATGATGATATTCGCGATCGCATACAGAACATGCTGGAAGACGATCGCAAAAATTTAGGTGTTCTTGATACTGTAATTGTTCAGTACGGCATCAAGGGTGAGCCTACAGAAACCACGCACAAAAGAGTTGAGCTTCAGGAACTGATAGAAAGTTCCGATGTGAGTTTGTTTGAGAAAGTACAAGAACATGAATTGCTCAAGCATAAGCAGGTGATGGCGGGATTGCTTGTTCACAAAGCTGCACAAGTCGTTGGTGCTGATATCGAAGCGGCGATCGCTCCTTTAAATACTGTTAACTTTGAAAACCGCGCGCATCAAGAGCAACTCAAAGGAATTTTAGAAATTTTAGGTGTTCGCGAACTGACAGGAAAAGAGCCGCTTCAGGGACTGTGGGGGCGGGTTCAAGATGCTGTTGCCGCTTTAACTGGCGTGGTCGGTAGTGTAGTAACGCGCACCGATGACGAGATGAGCATCCGCGAACTTCTACTGATGGATCATACTAAAGCCGATATCCTGTTTGTAGAAGTTTTAAATGCCAGCGAACCGCAAAAAATCCAAGAATATTTTGGGCAACTCTACAAAGATATAAAAGTTCATGGATTAGCCGAAGAACAAGTTCTTTACCCCGCAGTTCGTCCGTATTATGAACACATGCAGGAGATATTTGAGCAGACCGACGAAGTCATCTTGATGTTAGATGAAATTAAACCTTTAGATCCTGCTGCATCTGAGTTTAAAGCAAAAATTGAGCAGCTAAGAACAGCGGTACGAACTCATATTAATCAAGAAGAAAACGATATATTCCCCAAGCTTCGTGACAATTTCAGCCATGAGCAACAAAAGCAAATGGCAACTGAATTTAAAACAGCTAAAAGCAAATTGCAGTCTTCAATGGCTGATTCAAAAACCTAG
- a CDS encoding isoaspartyl peptidase/L-asparaginase family protein yields MTLAIIVHGGAKTIKEDKVEANHAGCLAAVEAGWAVLQSGGSAREAVEAAIRVLEADPTFNAGLGATLNTEGEVELDAAIMEGANLSWGAVAAVQGVRHPISVARMIMDEKPRLLVAQGAKRFAADNRAEMCAKEDLIADEPFQEWKQEQQVVDRPNTVGCVALDANGLLVAGTSTGGTMNQQPGRVGDTALVGSGLYADNQLGACSTTGDGESIIPVVVAKTAIDLLAGDRHPEEAAQKVIDTLRSKVTGEAGCILLDRQGRVGWAHNSQGMAVAYMTAELDKPAVFTNKECRQLEKT; encoded by the coding sequence ATGACACTAGCCATCATTGTTCATGGCGGAGCAAAAACCATCAAAGAGGACAAGGTTGAAGCCAACCATGCTGGTTGCTTGGCAGCAGTAGAGGCAGGTTGGGCAGTGCTTCAAAGCGGGGGTAGTGCTAGAGAAGCGGTTGAGGCAGCCATCCGCGTTCTTGAAGCTGACCCGACGTTTAACGCAGGACTTGGCGCGACTCTCAACACTGAGGGAGAAGTGGAGCTAGACGCGGCGATTATGGAGGGCGCTAACTTAAGTTGGGGAGCAGTGGCAGCGGTTCAAGGTGTGCGTCATCCCATCTCGGTGGCACGGATGATTATGGATGAAAAACCTCGACTGCTAGTGGCGCAGGGTGCAAAACGCTTTGCCGCAGACAATAGAGCCGAGATGTGTGCAAAAGAAGATTTGATAGCTGATGAGCCATTTCAGGAGTGGAAGCAGGAGCAGCAAGTTGTGGATCGCCCCAACACTGTTGGCTGTGTAGCTCTGGATGCAAATGGACTCTTAGTAGCTGGAACCTCAACTGGGGGCACCATGAATCAGCAACCAGGTCGCGTCGGTGACACAGCGTTAGTTGGCTCTGGCTTGTATGCTGATAATCAACTTGGCGCTTGCTCAACAACGGGTGATGGCGAGTCGATTATCCCTGTAGTTGTAGCTAAAACAGCGATCGATTTGCTGGCTGGAGACAGGCATCCAGAAGAGGCAGCGCAGAAAGTGATTGATACGCTGAGATCTAAGGTTACAGGAGAGGCGGGCTGCATTTTGCTAGATCGTCAGGGACGCGTTGGATGGGCGCATAACTCGCAGGGTATGGCAGTCGCTTATATGACGGCAGAACTGGACAAACCGGCTGTGTTTACCAACAAAGAATGCAGGCAGTTGGAGAAGACTTAA
- a CDS encoding DUF6335 family protein — translation MADFANKADNEPNPTEETNLSDIPIEDTDLVSDIPVEDSDEPIISELPEEITESYGTGVALEPGLEIGGRTMHDRMKQYTSASPELTGGDIDARWDQAEMVGDEAVGGTVATPDQDIVEELGTAVGLDYDDGVSLQTNDILEARDFQRWELDPMSSEDYQEH, via the coding sequence ATGGCTGATTTTGCTAACAAAGCAGACAACGAACCAAATCCAACTGAGGAAACAAATCTTTCGGATATACCCATCGAAGATACTGACCTTGTTTCGGATATCCCTGTAGAAGATAGTGACGAACCAATTATTTCAGAGCTACCCGAAGAAATTACTGAATCTTATGGAACAGGTGTTGCCCTAGAGCCAGGACTAGAAATCGGTGGACGAACTATGCACGACCGGATGAAGCAGTACACATCGGCTAGTCCAGAACTAACGGGAGGTGATATCGATGCGCGTTGGGATCAGGCTGAGATGGTTGGTGACGAAGCAGTTGGGGGAACTGTTGCTACTCCCGATCAGGATATTGTTGAAGAACTAGGAACTGCTGTTGGGCTAGATTATGATGATGGGGTATCTCTTCAGACCAACGATATTTTGGAGGCACGTGATTTCCAAAGATGGGAGTTAGACCCCATGTCTTCAGAAGATTATCAGGAGCATTGA
- a CDS encoding alpha/beta hydrolase codes for MDSKQAGSSASEGQLLSRPKSPTATATPGLHPLRLDGQRDGFVYVPKTYRAERPAPLVLILHGAGGRAEGALKILRHLADSFEMILLAVDSRRQTWDIIRGDYGADIAFIDRSLAQTFTRYAIDPKRVAIAGFSDGASYALSVGITNGNLFTHVIAFSPGFIAPARQEGKPQVFISHGKWDTVLPIERCSRQIVPQMQRAGYDVLYREFNGIHTVPTAIAQQAVEWFTAAASNEN; via the coding sequence ATGGATTCAAAACAGGCTGGTTCGTCTGCCAGTGAAGGACAGTTGTTGTCCCGCCCAAAAAGTCCCACAGCAACTGCAACTCCTGGATTGCACCCGCTAAGACTTGATGGACAGCGGGACGGTTTCGTTTATGTGCCTAAAACCTATCGGGCAGAGCGCCCCGCACCGCTGGTGTTGATATTGCATGGAGCAGGTGGTCGTGCAGAAGGTGCGCTGAAAATCCTCCGCCATTTGGCAGATTCTTTCGAGATGATTCTGTTGGCAGTAGACTCACGCCGCCAGACATGGGACATTATCCGAGGTGACTACGGTGCTGACATTGCTTTTATTGACCGATCGCTGGCACAAACCTTCACGCGTTACGCTATCGATCCAAAGCGAGTGGCGATCGCTGGCTTCTCTGATGGTGCTTCCTACGCCCTCTCAGTCGGCATTACCAATGGCAATTTGTTTACGCACGTTATTGCCTTCTCACCAGGATTTATAGCTCCTGCCAGACAGGAGGGCAAACCGCAGGTGTTCATTTCTCACGGCAAGTGGGACACCGTTTTGCCAATTGAGCGGTGCAGTCGGCAAATTGTGCCACAGATGCAACGGGCAGGCTATGACGTGTTGTACCGAGAGTTCAACGGCATCCACACGGTTCCAACCGCGATCGCTCAGCAAGCTGTGGAGTGGTTTACGGCAGCAGCATCGAACGAGAATTGA
- a CDS encoding SGNH/GDSL hydrolase family protein, which produces MQAKNFLLAGLALLIFVMVVLTTSIQNAHPITELYVFGDSLSDTGTVFRATGGMYPPNPPYFQGRYSNGRVWVEYLADRLHLSSTQLNNFAYGGATTESDRNSLVPGLLTQIQSFHKAQPKTRPDALYVIWAGANDYLQGVSSATLPVENISKAIASLADVGAKKILVANLPDLGQLPTTRTTANSARLSALTQAHNQGLRRSLKVSQQHSDVQIATLDANTLYREAIANPAAFGFTNVISPCLAGLSTCGSPDKFLFWDGIHPTTKAHHILGETAFAAIQDAGIVNSRSMLLP; this is translated from the coding sequence ATGCAAGCAAAGAACTTTCTATTAGCAGGACTTGCGCTCCTGATTTTTGTCATGGTTGTACTGACAACATCGATTCAGAACGCTCATCCCATCACAGAACTCTATGTGTTTGGGGACAGTCTTTCGGATACAGGTACGGTGTTCCGCGCAACAGGAGGGATGTATCCACCTAACCCACCCTACTTTCAGGGGCGATATTCAAATGGTCGAGTTTGGGTTGAGTATCTTGCCGATCGCCTGCATCTCTCCTCGACTCAACTCAACAATTTTGCTTACGGAGGAGCTACAACTGAAAGCGATCGCAATAGTCTTGTCCCAGGATTGTTGACACAAATCCAATCGTTTCATAAAGCGCAGCCAAAGACTCGACCGGATGCATTGTATGTCATATGGGCAGGGGCGAATGATTATTTGCAGGGAGTTAGCAGTGCAACTTTACCGGTTGAAAATATTTCTAAGGCGATCGCTTCTCTAGCTGATGTCGGTGCTAAAAAGATCCTGGTAGCAAATTTACCAGATTTGGGACAGTTACCAACTACACGCACCACTGCGAATTCTGCCAGACTCAGTGCATTAACACAAGCGCACAATCAAGGCTTGCGGCGATCGCTTAAAGTATCTCAGCAGCATTCTGACGTTCAGATTGCCACTCTCGATGCCAATACACTTTATCGAGAAGCGATCGCAAATCCTGCTGCTTTTGGCTTTACGAATGTCATCAGTCCGTGTTTGGCGGGCTTAAGCACCTGTGGCAGTCCAGACAAGTTTTTGTTCTGGGATGGCATTCATCCGACAACAAAGGCGCACCACATTTTAGGGGAAACTGCCTTTGCAGCAATTCAAGACGCAGGGATCGTCAATTCTCGTTCGATGCTGCTGCCGTAA
- a CDS encoding ATP-grasp domain-containing protein, with the protein MNSTYDFNYFQGSSFSDLFAQDITEDGCYAFILNYPATASWAAYPNTKKYFIQDGSSEATKTSFDKICQKEPWKNLAVLGDAIPGIVIIPPQNMLVDYWREHFGFSYTCMEMMDCATYLDDLSQSDRFDKLITLFPFDHLKPNKHAVAPDTHYRLLSKVTLAELGVQCPKYKSYNLHSWSLKDIELPKFPYLIKTSHGLSGEGTYIITNPSALNYCLEELRKYLDIKLLDTIIVSEFIKNAVQNYCVQFYLSETGKITLVGTTTQLVTKEGNYLGGLIHYRDDMSKFFEMIAAIGQYAHQQGYFGFIGFDVLENQDGQLYAIDANFRVNGSTPLCLQRHTLLGQGKVVAKYSSDYRMDGTLESILQSLKPELERKEFMILSALEKVKYGKIYTEIYGIVTGETIEEMQHIEQNLHDKGLHWLG; encoded by the coding sequence ATGAACTCAACCTACGACTTTAATTACTTTCAAGGAAGTTCTTTTTCCGATCTGTTTGCTCAAGACATCACAGAAGATGGATGTTATGCGTTTATCCTAAATTACCCTGCGACTGCAAGTTGGGCTGCTTACCCCAACACGAAGAAATACTTTATTCAAGACGGTAGTAGCGAAGCCACCAAAACCTCTTTCGACAAAATTTGCCAGAAGGAACCTTGGAAGAATTTAGCGGTGTTAGGTGACGCAATTCCAGGGATTGTGATTATTCCGCCACAAAACATGCTGGTTGACTACTGGCGCGAGCATTTTGGCTTCAGCTACACCTGCATGGAGATGATGGATTGCGCAACTTATTTAGATGACCTCAGCCAGAGCGATCGCTTTGATAAGCTTATCACTCTATTTCCCTTCGATCATCTCAAACCTAATAAACACGCCGTTGCTCCAGATACCCATTACCGCTTGCTCAGCAAAGTAACGCTAGCCGAACTTGGCGTGCAATGTCCTAAATACAAAAGTTACAATCTGCACTCCTGGAGTCTCAAAGACATTGAGCTACCAAAATTTCCCTACTTGATCAAAACGTCGCACGGACTTTCAGGAGAAGGCACTTATATTATCACAAACCCCAGCGCTCTCAACTACTGCTTAGAAGAACTGAGGAAATATCTCGATATTAAGTTGCTCGATACGATTATTGTCTCTGAGTTTATCAAGAATGCGGTGCAGAACTACTGCGTACAGTTCTATCTCAGCGAGACGGGAAAGATAACACTCGTCGGCACCACAACGCAACTCGTCACAAAGGAGGGTAACTATTTAGGGGGACTGATTCACTACCGTGACGACATGAGCAAATTCTTTGAGATGATTGCTGCCATTGGTCAGTATGCTCATCAGCAGGGGTATTTTGGCTTTATTGGCTTCGACGTACTGGAAAACCAAGACGGACAGCTTTATGCGATCGATGCTAATTTCCGAGTCAATGGCTCGACTCCGCTGTGCTTGCAGCGCCATACCCTATTAGGGCAAGGAAAGGTGGTTGCTAAATATTCCAGTGATTACCGCATGGATGGAACATTAGAATCGATTCTCCAAAGCCTGAAACCAGAACTAGAGCGCAAGGAATTTATGATCCTATCGGCACTAGAGAAAGTCAAATACGGAAAAATCTACACCGAAATTTACGGAATCGTCACCGGAGAGACGATCGAGGAAATGCAGCACATCGAGCAGAACTTGCACGATAAGGGATTGCATTGGCTTGGTTAA